The proteins below come from a single Streptococcus porcinus genomic window:
- the thiI gene encoding tRNA uracil 4-sulfurtransferase ThiI — MQYSEIMVRHGELSTKGKNRMRFINKLKRNIQDVLAAYPNVTVRSDRDRTHVYLNGTEYEPVIESLKLVFGIQSLSPVYKVEKNVAVLKKAVQDIMTSLYREGMTFKISSKRSDHQFELDSRELNLTLGNAVFEVLPCIKAQMKNPDLNLKVEIRDEAAYLSYEDIKGAGGLPVGTSGKGMLMLSGGIDSPVAGYLALKRGVDIEAVHFASPPYTSPGALKKAQDLTRCLTRFGGNIQFIEVPFTEIQEEIKAKAPEAYLMTLTRRFMMRITDAIRQARNGLVIINGESLGQVASQTLESMQAINAVTTTPIIRPVVTMDKLEIIELAEKIDTFNISIQPFEDCCTIFAPDRPKTNPKLKNVEQYEERFDIDNLVARAVAGITISEIGPESVSDGIEHLIDDIL, encoded by the coding sequence ATGCAGTATTCAGAAATTATGGTTCGCCATGGTGAACTTTCAACTAAAGGAAAAAATCGGATGCGCTTTATTAATAAATTGAAGCGCAATATTCAGGATGTTTTAGCTGCTTACCCTAACGTAACAGTCAGATCAGATCGTGATCGAACACATGTCTATCTAAACGGAACAGAGTATGAACCTGTTATTGAGTCCTTGAAATTAGTCTTTGGTATCCAATCTTTATCACCGGTTTATAAAGTTGAAAAAAATGTCGCTGTGCTTAAAAAGGCAGTACAGGACATTATGACTTCACTCTATAGAGAGGGCATGACATTTAAAATTTCAAGTAAACGTAGTGATCATCAATTTGAACTTGATAGTAGAGAATTAAATTTGACCCTAGGGAATGCTGTCTTTGAAGTTTTACCTTGTATCAAAGCGCAAATGAAAAATCCAGACCTTAATTTAAAAGTTGAGATTCGAGATGAAGCCGCTTATCTGTCTTATGAAGACATTAAAGGGGCAGGAGGATTACCTGTAGGGACTTCTGGTAAAGGAATGTTAATGTTATCTGGAGGGATTGATTCGCCAGTTGCAGGTTATTTAGCCTTGAAGCGTGGTGTTGATATTGAAGCAGTTCATTTCGCTAGTCCACCATATACCAGTCCCGGGGCTTTAAAAAAGGCTCAAGATCTAACAAGATGTTTAACGCGTTTTGGGGGTAATATTCAATTTATTGAAGTACCGTTTACTGAAATTCAAGAGGAAATTAAAGCAAAAGCTCCTGAAGCCTATTTAATGACTTTGACTCGTCGTTTTATGATGCGTATTACTGATGCAATTCGACAAGCACGTAACGGATTGGTTATTATAAATGGTGAAAGTTTAGGACAAGTTGCTAGTCAAACATTAGAAAGCATGCAAGCCATCAATGCCGTTACAACTACGCCTATTATTAGACCAGTAGTGACTATGGACAAGCTAGAGATTATTGAATTAGCTGAAAAAATTGATACTTTTAATATTTCTATTCAACCTTTTGAGGATTGTTGCACCATTTTTGCTCCAGATCGTCCTAAGACGAATCCAAAACTTAAAAATGTTGAACAATATGAAGAACGTTTTGATATTGACAACCTTGTTGCGAGAGCAGTCGCAGGTATCACTATTTCAGAAATTGGACCAGAAAGTGTTAGTGATGGTATTGAACATTTAATTGATGATATTTTATAA
- a CDS encoding cysteine desulfurase family protein — translation MIYFDNSATTIPYPEALRTFQEVASKIYGNPSSLHSLGSNASRITEASRKQIAQLLNCQEEEIFFTSGGTESDNWALKGTAFEKQAYGKHIIVSDIEHPAVKESAKWLASQGFEVTYAPVTHQGFVDLDQLEKLIRKDTILVSVMAVNNEIGSIQPITGISDLLADKPSVTFHVDAVQAIGKVPLESFMTSRVDLASFSGHKFHAVRGIGILYKKMGKRLAPLLHGGGQESNQRSTTENVAAIASMAKALRLTKEKEMVSLDRMSKMKDLLYQVLASYTDVTVFSGQDSFAPNILTFGVKGVRGEVLVHAFENHDIFISTTSACSSKAGKPAGTLIAMGIPTKDAQTAVRISLDDDNNMEEIEQFLTIFNQIYQKTQKVR, via the coding sequence ATGATATATTTTGATAACTCCGCAACAACAATTCCTTATCCAGAAGCACTCCGTACCTTTCAGGAAGTAGCTAGTAAAATTTATGGTAATCCTTCCAGTCTTCATAGTCTGGGCTCTAATGCCAGCCGTATTACGGAAGCTTCCCGTAAGCAAATTGCTCAACTTCTCAACTGTCAGGAAGAAGAAATATTTTTCACATCGGGTGGAACAGAAAGTGATAATTGGGCTTTAAAGGGGACTGCTTTTGAAAAACAAGCTTATGGCAAGCACATTATCGTGTCTGATATTGAACATCCAGCAGTTAAAGAGAGTGCTAAATGGCTAGCGAGTCAAGGGTTTGAAGTTACTTATGCTCCGGTAACTCACCAAGGTTTTGTTGACCTTGACCAATTGGAAAAACTGATTCGTAAAGACACGATTTTAGTATCAGTAATGGCTGTCAATAATGAAATTGGTTCAATCCAGCCGATTACTGGTATTTCGGATTTGTTAGCAGATAAGCCGAGTGTTACCTTCCATGTTGATGCTGTACAGGCCATAGGGAAGGTACCACTTGAGAGCTTTATGACCAGTCGAGTTGATTTAGCCTCATTTTCGGGACACAAATTTCATGCAGTTAGAGGTATAGGTATCCTCTATAAAAAAATGGGAAAACGGTTAGCGCCACTTTTACATGGTGGAGGTCAAGAGTCTAATCAACGGTCAACAACAGAAAACGTAGCAGCAATTGCAAGTATGGCCAAGGCTCTGAGATTGACTAAAGAAAAAGAAATGGTGTCCTTAGATCGAATGAGTAAAATGAAGGATCTTTTATATCAGGTTTTAGCTAGTTATACAGATGTGACAGTTTTTTCTGGACAGGACTCTTTTGCGCCTAACATTTTAACATTTGGGGTTAAAGGTGTTCGTGGAGAAGTACTAGTTCATGCTTTTGAAAATCATGATATTTTTATTTCAACAACCAGTGCTTGTTCCTCTAAAGCAGGTAAACCAGCTGGAACTTTGATAGCTATGGGGATACCAACTAAAGATGCTCAAACAGCTGTCCGTATTAGTTTAGATGATGACAATAATATGGAAGAAATTGAACAATTTTTAACAATTTTTAACCAGATTTATCAAAAAACACAGAAAGTAAGGTAA
- the gorA gene encoding glutathione-disulfide reductase yields the protein MKSFDYIVIGGGSGGIASANRAAIHGASVLLIEANEIGGTCVNLGCVPKKVMWYGAQVAETIHTYAKDYGFTVQEEAFDFDILKQNRQAYIDRIHKSYERSFQQSGVTHLTGFARFIDAHHLEVEGETYYAPHILIATGGSPVIPNIPGADYGITSDGFFELNRVPERTAIVGAGYIAVEIAGVLNALGSTTHLLVRHDRPLRNFDKDIIASLVEEMGKTGINLMTETHVQSISKNTDQSLTITLKDGKELEVDQLIWAIGRKPNTRGFGLEHLNLKYTKAGYIETDNFENTSVDGVYAVGDINGKLALTPVAIAAGRRLSERLFNGKPKEKLDYENVATVIFSHPAIGSVGLSEEAAIAKYGVDHIKTYQSSFTSMYTAVTSHRQDCKMKLVTYGKDEKIVGLHGIGYGVDEMIQGFAVAIKMGATKSDFDNTVAIHPTGAEEFVTMR from the coding sequence ATGAAATCATTTGATTACATCGTTATCGGTGGAGGTAGTGGAGGTATTGCCTCTGCTAATCGTGCGGCTATACATGGCGCTAGTGTTTTATTAATTGAAGCAAATGAGATTGGTGGGACATGTGTTAATTTAGGATGTGTCCCTAAAAAAGTGATGTGGTATGGTGCGCAAGTTGCAGAAACGATACATACTTATGCAAAGGATTATGGTTTTACTGTTCAAGAAGAAGCATTTGATTTTGACATTCTAAAACAAAATCGTCAAGCTTATATCGATAGAATTCATAAGTCTTATGAAAGAAGTTTTCAACAGAGTGGTGTGACGCATCTAACTGGTTTTGCTCGCTTTATTGATGCCCATCACCTTGAAGTAGAGGGTGAAACTTATTATGCTCCTCATATTTTAATTGCAACTGGAGGAAGTCCTGTCATTCCAAATATTCCCGGAGCTGATTATGGTATCACTTCAGACGGTTTTTTTGAGCTAAATCGGGTGCCAGAGCGGACAGCCATTGTTGGAGCAGGCTATATTGCTGTTGAAATTGCAGGCGTGTTAAATGCTTTAGGGTCTACAACACATTTATTAGTTCGGCATGATCGTCCACTGCGAAACTTTGATAAAGATATCATTGCCAGCTTAGTTGAGGAAATGGGAAAGACAGGTATCAATTTAATGACGGAAACTCATGTTCAGTCGATATCAAAAAATACTGATCAGTCTTTGACCATTACCCTAAAAGATGGTAAAGAGCTTGAAGTAGATCAATTAATTTGGGCGATTGGTCGGAAACCTAATACCAGAGGATTTGGACTTGAGCATCTTAACCTTAAATACACTAAGGCTGGTTATATTGAAACCGATAATTTTGAAAATACCTCTGTGGATGGCGTCTATGCTGTTGGAGATATTAATGGGAAACTAGCTCTAACTCCAGTGGCTATTGCTGCAGGCAGACGGCTGTCTGAGCGTCTATTTAATGGCAAACCTAAAGAGAAGCTGGATTATGAAAATGTAGCGACAGTTATTTTTAGTCATCCTGCTATTGGTTCAGTCGGTCTTAGTGAAGAAGCAGCTATTGCAAAATATGGGGTTGATCACATTAAAACGTATCAATCAAGCTTTACTTCCATGTATACCGCTGTGACAAGCCATCGTCAAGATTGTAAAATGAAGTTGGTTACTTATGGTAAAGATGAGAAAATTGTTGGATTACATGGAATTGGTTATGGGGTTGATGAAATGATTCAAGGATTTGCTGTTGCTATCAAGATGGGGGCAACAAAAAGTGATTTCGACAATACAGTTGCTATTCATCCCACAGGTGCTGAAGAATTTGTAACCATGCGCTAA
- a CDS encoding YlbF/YmcA family competence regulator has product MSQEIYDYANKLERALRNLPEYKNVEAAKSSIKEDTEANQLFNQFVAMQEKLQGMMQAGQMPTAEEQSSIEELSKKIESNSFLKAYFDAQQSLSVYISDIERIVFAPLKDLI; this is encoded by the coding sequence ATGTCACAAGAAATTTATGATTATGCTAATAAACTGGAGCGTGCTTTACGTAATCTTCCAGAATACAAAAATGTAGAGGCTGCTAAATCCTCTATTAAAGAAGATACAGAAGCTAATCAACTATTTAACCAATTTGTTGCAATGCAAGAAAAACTACAAGGAATGATGCAGGCCGGACAAATGCCAACTGCCGAAGAACAATCTTCTATTGAAGAACTGAGCAAAAAGATTGAGTCTAATTCTTTCTTAAAAGCTTATTTTGATGCTCAGCAATCCTTATCTGTCTATATTAGTGATATTGAACGTATCGTATTTGCACCGCTTAAGGACCTTATTTAG
- the aroC gene encoding chorismate synthase, producing MRYLTAGESHGNSLTTIVEGFPAGLTINVDEINDELKRRQGGYGRGARMRIESDKVSITSGVRHGKTTGAPITMIIPNKDHQKWLDIMSIQPVDESTQKKRQVKRPRPGHADLVGGIKYKFNDLRNSLERSSARETAIRVAVGALSKQLLKELGITTMNHVLNFGGQEIVIPDGISIQELTDKARLSELSIANPNQEALIKELIDKIKQEGNTIGGIIETVVTGVPVGLGSYVHWDRKLDGKLAQAILSINAFKGVEFGMGFDMANHRGSEVMDEIVWSQEKGYRRLTNHLGGFEGGVTNGQPLIIKAVMKPIPTLYKPLMSVDIDTHQPFKASVERSDPTALPAAGVVMENVVATVIAQEILGKFPADHIGELKSAFADYLAYCKNY from the coding sequence ATGAGGTATTTAACAGCAGGTGAATCGCATGGTAATAGTTTAACAACAATTGTTGAGGGGTTTCCAGCAGGTCTAACTATTAACGTTGATGAGATTAATGATGAGCTTAAGAGAAGGCAAGGTGGGTATGGTCGTGGAGCTAGGATGCGCATTGAATCAGATAAAGTCTCTATTACTTCTGGAGTGCGTCATGGAAAAACAACGGGAGCTCCTATCACCATGATTATTCCCAATAAAGATCATCAAAAATGGCTGGACATTATGTCTATCCAACCAGTAGATGAGTCCACACAAAAAAAACGACAAGTAAAGAGACCACGACCGGGCCATGCTGATTTGGTGGGTGGTATTAAATATAAGTTCAATGACTTACGAAATTCATTGGAACGGTCGTCTGCCCGTGAGACTGCTATTCGTGTAGCAGTGGGTGCTCTTTCAAAGCAACTTTTAAAAGAATTGGGGATTACGACAATGAATCATGTTCTCAATTTTGGTGGGCAAGAGATAGTTATTCCAGACGGGATATCGATCCAAGAGCTCACAGATAAGGCTAGACTGTCAGAACTTTCGATTGCTAATCCTAATCAGGAAGCTTTAATTAAAGAGTTGATTGATAAAATTAAACAAGAAGGCAATACAATTGGAGGAATAATAGAAACGGTAGTGACTGGAGTCCCAGTAGGATTGGGATCTTATGTGCATTGGGATCGAAAATTAGACGGCAAGCTGGCTCAAGCTATTCTTTCAATAAATGCCTTTAAAGGGGTTGAGTTTGGTATGGGCTTTGACATGGCAAATCATAGAGGTTCAGAGGTCATGGATGAAATTGTTTGGTCGCAAGAAAAGGGCTACCGGAGACTGACAAACCATTTAGGGGGATTTGAAGGTGGTGTCACGAATGGCCAACCATTGATTATCAAGGCCGTTATGAAGCCTATTCCTACTCTCTATAAGCCATTGATGTCGGTTGACATTGATACCCATCAACCTTTTAAAGCCAGTGTGGAACGATCTGATCCTACGGCCTTACCGGCTGCTGGAGTCGTCATGGAAAATGTTGTTGCAACTGTGATTGCACAAGAGATTCTGGGGAAATTTCCTGCTGATCATATTGGTGAACTCAAATCTGCCTTTGCTGACTATCTCGCGTATTGCAAAAATTATTAA
- the aroD gene encoding type I 3-dehydroquinate dehydratase has product MKIVAPIMPTSFEEAQSIDVSKYEGVDIIEWRADFLPKEKVITVAPAIFEKFAGREIIFTLRTKPEGGMIDLTDQEYIDLIKEINAIYNPDFVDFEYFTHKSVFSEMMDFSNLVLSYHNFEETPENLMESFSEMTKLAPRVVKIAVMPKSEQDVLNVMNYTRGFKALNPEQSYATMSMGKLGRISRIAGDIIGSAWTFVAVDDASAPGQVTLADMKKLISVMEAD; this is encoded by the coding sequence ATGAAAATAGTAGCTCCAATAATGCCGACAAGTTTTGAAGAAGCACAGTCTATTGACGTGTCTAAATATGAGGGTGTTGATATTATTGAGTGGCGTGCAGACTTTCTTCCAAAGGAAAAAGTAATCACGGTTGCTCCAGCCATCTTTGAAAAGTTTGCGGGTAGAGAAATTATCTTTACTTTGAGAACAAAACCTGAGGGTGGTATGATTGATTTGACAGACCAAGAATATATTGATTTGATTAAGGAAATCAATGCTATTTATAATCCTGATTTTGTTGACTTTGAGTACTTCACCCATAAATCCGTTTTTAGCGAAATGATGGATTTTTCAAATCTTGTTCTGTCTTATCACAATTTTGAGGAGACGCCTGAGAATCTTATGGAATCATTCTCAGAAATGACTAAACTGGCTCCGCGTGTAGTTAAAATTGCTGTCATGCCAAAAAGTGAGCAAGATGTTTTGAATGTAATGAATTATACTCGAGGATTTAAAGCGCTGAATCCTGAGCAATCCTATGCAACTATGTCAATGGGCAAGCTGGGAAGAATTTCTCGGATTGCGGGTGACATCATTGGATCTGCGTGGACATTTGTAGCAGTTGATGATGCCAGCGCTCCAGGTCAAGTGACATTAGCTGATATGAAAAAACTAATATCAGTAATGGAAGCTGACTAG